From the genome of Littorina saxatilis isolate snail1 unplaced genomic scaffold, US_GU_Lsax_2.0 scaffold_293, whole genome shotgun sequence, one region includes:
- the LOC138957798 gene encoding uncharacterized protein gives MPRIETPFKRVGIDLVGPLSPPTEEKHTHILTVIDVATRFPEAIPLKKMDSVTVAEALFSVFARMGIPDEIQSDNGSQFTSDMMREFRKLLSIKGVFSSPYLAQSNGIVERLHGTLKPMLKKVTSTQPRLWHRYLPALLFAVRELPNASTGFSPFQLLFGRQPKGPIDLLANAWTGRESAQEAKTTYQYVIDLKTMIYDACKVAHDAVDNARAIQKHHHDKRSTRRKFAVGDQVLLLLPTTANKLHMQWKGPYRVVEVFNNDYRIDMLTTQKVYHANMLKLYVERGNSTARMTTEKKKKCQTTMTNQMLVPKAIPYDQIVGKNVCPQGTKPTAVAVLLEEEDGTPFNLETVELPQDKATSSWKEAHIDEELDPDQVQEVEAAFREFKQCLRASPGASRGTVVHSIRVTTDVPTRTKQYPLPFAAREDIIQEVKELRELGIIEPSTSPYCSPIVLVPKKNSTRKRMFLDLRALNKITVFDAEPIPDPEEIFASLAGAKYFTKLDLAKGYYQIFIEKKDRPKTAFQTPQGLMQFCRVPFGLVSAPATFARAM, from the coding sequence ATGCCAAGGATAGAGACACCATTCAAGCGAGTAGGTATCGACCTCGTTGGCCCCTTGTCTCCGCCCACGGAGGAGAAGCACACGCACATCCTGACAGTCATCGATGTGGCGACTAGATTTCCGGAAGCAATACCACTGAAGAAGATGGACTCTGTTACAGTGGCCGAAGCACTGTTTTCTGTCTTCGCCAGGATGGGAATTCCCGATGAAATCCAGTCAGACAATGGATCCCAGTTCACCTCAGACATGATGCGAGAGTTCCGGAAGTTACTCTCCATAAAAGGTGTATTTTCGTCGCCTTACCTTGCGCAGTCCAATGGTATCGTCGAGCGTCTGCACGGCACCCTGAAGCCCATGCTGAAGAAGGTCACCTCGACTCAACCAAGGCTGTGGCACAGGTATCTGCCGGCACTACTCTTCGCCGTCAGAGAACTGCCCAACGCGAGTACAGGATTTTCCCCATTCCAACTGCTCTTCGGAAGGCAGCCGAAAGGACCCATCGACTTACTCGCCAACGCCTGGACTGGCAGAGAAAGTGCCCAGGAGGCCAAGACGACCTACCAATACGTCATTGACTTGAAGACCATGATCTACGACGCCTGTAAGGTGGCACACGACGCAGTGGACAATGCCAGAGCGATTCAGAAGCATCACCACGACAAGAGATCCACAAGGAGGAAGTTCGCAGTCGGAGACCAAGTTCTGCTACTTCTACCGACTACAGCAAACAAGCTCCatatgcagtggaaaggcccttACAGAGTTGTGGAAGTTTTCAACAATGACTACAGAATTGACATGTTGACCACGCAGAAGGTATACCATGCCAACATGCTCAAGCTCTACGTAGAAAGAGGCAACAGCACCGCAAGAATGAcaacagagaagaagaagaagtgccaGACAACGATGACAAACCAGATGCTAGTACCGAAGGCGATACCCTACGACCAGATCGTAGGAAAAAACGTGTGTCCCCAGGGCACCAAGCCAACAGCGGTAGCAGTATTGCTAGAAGAAGAGGACGGAACACCATTCAACCTTGAGACTGTGGAACTGCCACAGGATAAGGCAACTTCCAGCTGGAAGGAGGCCCACATCGATGAAGAGTTGGACCCTGATCAAGTCCAGGAGGTTGAAGCAGCGTTCCGTGAGTTCAAGCAATGTTTAAGAGCATCACCAGGAGCATCAAGAGGCACAGTAGTCCATTCAATCCGGGTGACGACAGACGTACCTACGCGGACGAAACAgtacccactgccattcgcagCACGGGAAGATATCATCCAGGAGGTGAAGGAACTACGAGAGTTAGGGATCATCGAACCCTCCACATCCCCATACTGCTCCCCGATTGTTCTCGTTCCCAAGAAGAATTCGACGCGGAAACGTATGTTTTTGGACCTGAGGGCCCTTAACAAGATAACAGTTTTCGACGCAGAACCCATTCCTGATCCTGAAGAGATTTTTGCATCATTGGCAGGTGCAAAGTATTTCACCAAACTCGACTTGGCCAAAGGATACTACCAGATCTTCATTGAGAAGAAAGACAGACCAAAGACGGCATTTCAGACACCACAAGGACTCATGCAGTTTTGCCGGGTACCCTTTGGACTAGTCTCAGCCCCAGCGACATTTGCGAGAGCCATGTGA